The DNA region GTTCTCCGTGTGGAGCGGCCAGGCAGACGAGTCGGCGCTGGTGGTGATCGACGACAAAACCCTGAAGCTCAAGTCAGTCATCAAGGACAAACGACTGATCACACCCACCGGGAAGTTCAACGTCTACAACACCCAACACGACATCTATTGAGCTCCATCAATGCAAGGAAACACCATGAAAAATACTCTGTTCTCACTGTTCGCCCTGACCGCTGCGCTGAGTGTGCAGCCGGCCATGGCCCAAGACGCGCTGGAGCTGTTCAAGAGCAAACCCTGCGCAGCCTGTCATTCCGTCGACACCAAGATTGTCGGCCCGGCGCTCAAGGATGTAGCGGCCAAGAACGCTGGCGTACCCGGGGCCGTGGACACCCTGGCTGGCCACATCAAGAACGGTACACAAGGCAATTGGGGCCCGATGCCCATGCCGGCAAACCCTGTCACTGAAGAAGAAGCAAAAATTCTCGCGACCTGGGTACTGACACTCAAATAACCGCCTGGAGGGCGTCAAGATGGTTTATCGACACGCTGTGATTCTGGCGGCCCTCCTCCTCATTTGCGCAACCGCGGTTGCGGCGCCGGACGCCCAGCGTCAGGTGCAACTCGAACACCTGCTGACCCAGGACTGCGGCGCCTGCCATGGGCTGCACCTCACCGGCGGGCTGGGCCCCGAACTGACGCGCGCAGCGCTGGCCGGCAAGTCACGGGACAGCCTGATTGCCACCGTCAGCCAAGGCCGGCCCGGCACCGCGATGCCCGGTTGGGCCCCGTTGCTCAGCCCCGGCGACATCCGTTGGCTGGTCGATCTTCTTATCCAGGGATATCCCGCATCATGATCCGTTCAATCCTGCTGTCAGCGGCGACCGGGCTGTTGTTGTCCGCTTGCGTTCAACCACCGTTGCGCGGCACCGGTGATCTGGGCGTGGTCGTGGAGCGCGCCACCGGTAGCGTGCAAATCATCGAAAGCGACACCCACACCGCGCTGGCCCGACTCGAAGGTTTCGGCGACCTGTCCCATGCCTCGGTGGTGTTCTCGCGTGACCAGCGCTATGCCTATGTG from Pseudomonas sp. ACM7 includes:
- a CDS encoding c-type cytochrome; this translates as MKNTLFSLFALTAALSVQPAMAQDALELFKSKPCAACHSVDTKIVGPALKDVAAKNAGVPGAVDTLAGHIKNGTQGNWGPMPMPANPVTEEEAKILATWVLTLK
- a CDS encoding cytochrome c translates to MVYRHAVILAALLLICATAVAAPDAQRQVQLEHLLTQDCGACHGLHLTGGLGPELTRAALAGKSRDSLIATVSQGRPGTAMPGWAPLLSPGDIRWLVDLLIQGYPAS